A window from Candidatus Margulisiibacteriota bacterium encodes these proteins:
- a CDS encoding methylenetetrahydrofolate reductase, translating to MNKLIKKDRSITDIFQEQKFTFSAELIPPRNGDSVDSVFEKATVLAGAGVDFISITKGAGGSLRSGTIPISFVIKEKIGVPIVAHITCMEMNHKEIENYLIDHSYLGITNVLALRGDPPTGVLTEYKAGEDQYQYAYQLIEKITELNEGKYILRKGYDKDSVDYHVGQKLDFTIGAAVYPQPEDGNVERNVGYLIEKINRGATFGITQMIYSPEDFGAFMQLLKKKGYNIPILPGMRVIQKTSQAEFLMRNFKINIPQQYLDILKKENNENEIKEYIIDLSLKFKKAGAQGAHFFVMEEQLLVADIIKELRTQSKGGKSART from the coding sequence ATGAACAAATTAATAAAAAAAGATAGATCCATTACTGATATTTTTCAGGAGCAAAAGTTTACATTTTCCGCAGAATTAATCCCTCCTAGAAACGGTGATTCTGTTGATTCGGTTTTCGAAAAAGCAACTGTACTTGCGGGAGCTGGAGTAGATTTTATTTCCATCACCAAAGGCGCGGGCGGGTCACTAAGAAGTGGAACTATTCCTATTTCTTTTGTTATTAAAGAAAAGATTGGCGTGCCGATTGTCGCTCATATAACTTGTATGGAAATGAATCATAAGGAAATAGAGAATTATTTGATAGACCATTCTTATTTAGGTATTACCAATGTCCTGGCTTTAAGGGGTGATCCTCCTACTGGAGTTTTAACCGAGTATAAAGCTGGCGAAGACCAATATCAGTATGCGTATCAGTTAATTGAAAAAATAACCGAATTAAATGAAGGTAAATATATTCTCAGAAAAGGTTATGATAAAGATTCTGTAGATTATCATGTTGGACAGAAGCTGGATTTCACTATCGGTGCGGCTGTTTATCCTCAACCAGAAGATGGTAATGTAGAAAGAAATGTTGGTTATTTGATTGAGAAAATTAACAGAGGTGCCACTTTTGGAATTACTCAGATGATTTATTCTCCAGAAGACTTTGGCGCTTTTATGCAATTATTAAAGAAAAAAGGCTATAACATCCCAATTTTACCTGGCATGAGAGTTATCCAAAAGACGAGTCAGGCTGAGTTTTTGATGAGAAATTTTAAAATTAATATACCTCAGCAATATTTAGATATTTTGAAAAAAGAAAATAATGAAAACGAGATTAAGGAATATATTATAGATTTATCTCTAAAATTTAAAAAAGCAGGCGCACAAGGTGCTCATTTTTTTGTCATGGAAGAGCAATTATTAGTTGCGGATATAATTAAGGAGTTAAGAACTCAATCTAAAGGGGGGAAAAGTGCAAGAACTTGA
- a CDS encoding phosphoribosylaminoimidazolesuccinocarboxamide synthase: MQELELKNIKKFRSGKVREVFELGDKLLLVATDRISAFDFILPQAIPDKGKILNGISSFWFDKLANIIENHKITDDVTKYPAELQEYLGILEGRSVLVKKTEVVKLECIVRGYITGSGWTDYKKTGTVCGFKLPAGLLHSQKLNEPLFTPSTKAEAGEHDENISLAEAKNIVGKEVFDEVMDKSLALYCAARDYAETKGIIIADTKFEFGMRDNKIILIDEALTPDSSRFWPADKYQVGKDQPSFDKQIVRDYLLSLNWDKNPPVPDLPAEIVNKTRAKYIEAYEMLTDQKF, encoded by the coding sequence GTGCAAGAACTTGAGTTAAAGAATATCAAGAAGTTTAGGTCAGGAAAAGTAAGAGAAGTTTTTGAATTAGGAGATAAACTGCTTTTAGTTGCTACGGATAGGATCTCGGCATTTGATTTTATTTTACCTCAAGCAATCCCTGATAAAGGAAAAATACTAAATGGAATTTCTTCTTTTTGGTTTGATAAACTAGCTAATATTATTGAAAATCATAAAATAACCGATGACGTAACAAAGTATCCTGCTGAATTACAAGAATATTTAGGGATATTAGAAGGGCGATCTGTTCTTGTTAAAAAGACAGAGGTCGTGAAATTGGAGTGTATTGTCAGAGGATACATCACAGGTTCTGGTTGGACTGACTATAAAAAAACAGGGACTGTTTGTGGCTTTAAGCTTCCAGCAGGGCTATTACATTCACAGAAACTTAATGAGCCTCTTTTCACGCCATCCACCAAGGCAGAAGCTGGTGAACATGATGAGAACATTTCTTTAGCAGAAGCAAAAAACATCGTAGGCAAGGAAGTTTTCGACGAAGTAATGGATAAAAGTTTAGCTCTTTATTGCGCAGCTAGGGATTATGCAGAAACTAAAGGAATAATTATTGCTGATACTAAGTTTGAGTTTGGGATGAGAGACAATAAGATTATCTTAATAGATGAAGCATTAACTCCAGATTCTTCCAGGTTTTGGCCAGCCGACAAATATCAAGTTGGTAAAGATCAGCCAAGCTTTGATAAACAAATTGTTAGAGATTATTTATTGAGTTTAAATTGGGATAAAAATCCACCTGTGCCTGATTTGCCTGCTGAAATAGTTAACAAAACAAGGGCAAAATATATCGAAGCATACGAGATGTTAACTGACCAAAAGTTTTAA